CGGGATCGCCGAGCAGGGCGCCGAGCTCGTCGGGGCACACCTGCCACGACAGGCCGTAGCGGTCCTTGAGCCAGCCACAGTTCCCGGTCTGCCCGCCGGCGCCGAGCGCGTCCCAGTAGTGGTCGACCTCGGTCTGGTCGGCGCAGTCGACGAGCAGCGAGACGGCCTCGGTGAAGGGGAACTGGGGGCCGCCGTTGATGGCGGTGAACGGCTTGCCATCGAGGTCGAAGTCGACCGTGACCACGCTGCCCGCCGGTCCCGGTCCGGCCTCGGTGTAGTGGGCGACGCGGGTGACCGCGGAGTCCGGGAAGATCGAGCAGTAGTACTCGGCTGCCTCGAGGGCCTCCGTGTCGAACCACAGGTTGGTGATGATCCGGGGCATCGTTCAGCCCTCGCTGTCGTCGCGTTCGACGTTGACCATCCACGACACGCCGAACCGGTCGACGCAGGAGCCGAACAGCGGCGACCAGAACGTCTCCCCGATCGGCATCTGGACAGATCCGCCCTCCGCCAGGGCCTCGAAGATGCGGCGGGCCTCGTCGTGGTCGGTGATCGTGATGTTGACGGCCGCGCCTTTCACACCCGAACCGTCGCCGGTCGGGTCGTCGGAGGCCATGAGGAGGTCACCGTCACCGAAGGTGAGGGCGGCGTGCACCACGAAGTCGTCGGGGACCTCGAACGGGACCTCCTCGCCGTCAGGCAGGTCGGCGA
The Acidimicrobiales bacterium genome window above contains:
- a CDS encoding VOC family protein, with the protein product MPRIITNLWFDTEALEAAEYYCSIFPDSAVTRVAHYTEAGPGPAGSVVTVDFDLDGKPFTAINGGPQFPFTEAVSLLVDCADQTEVDHYWDALGAGGQTGNCGWLKDRYGLSWQVCPDELGALLGDPDPARAERAFTAMLSMTRIDIAAVRAAADGADGAGL
- a CDS encoding VOC family protein gives rise to the protein MSIHPYLFFTHTTREAMSRYRDILGGQLDIMSLADLPDGEEVPFEVPDDFVVHAALTFGDGDLLMASDDPTGDGSGVKGAAVNITITDHDEARRIFEALAEGGSVQMPIGETFWSPLFGSCVDRFGVSWMVNVERDDSEG